The following nucleotide sequence is from Halogeometricum borinquense DSM 11551.
CGATGATGTCGGGGAAATCAGTCTCGTCGTCTAAGTCGTGAACAGAGACATCAGCGTCGCCACCATAGGCATCAACGATTACTTCGAACCGGTCGGTGGCTTTAGCGACGTACTCAGCGACACCGGGATTCGACAGCACCCAGATCTCATCCGGGACGTACCCTTGGTCACAAGCCGCGGTCACCGGATTCAGAATACCGGGCATAGTAGGAGTACCGTTGGTCACCCAGATCCGAGCCATTAGTTCACAAGAATTACTCCACTATCAATAGTGTTCGCGT
It contains:
- a CDS encoding CRISPR-associated ring nuclease — translated: MARIWVTNGTPTMPGILNPVTAACDQGYVPDEIWVLSNPGVAEYVAKATDRFEVIVDAYGGDADVSVHDLDDETDFPDIIEFYRSTIEAARETGDTIAVDVTPGRKFMSAIAFQAGFKFDADHVFYFHRKAGGYYGQFYAEIPRTATDLIDFKEVL